The genomic interval ATATAAAAGAGGGAAAAAAACACTTAACAATTTCTATAGGTTGCAGTGGTGGACAACATAGATCTGTAACTTTTGTTAATAAATTAGCTGAAGATTTAAAAAATAGCAAGATATTAAATCATATAAATATCTATGCTAGTCATAGGGAGAAAGAACTTGGACATTGGTAAACTTAATATTCCAGAATCATCTGGAGTATATTTGATGAAAAAAAATAATAAGGTCATCTATGTGGGAAAGGCTAAAAACTTAAAAAATAGAGTTAGCTCGTATTTTAATAGAGTTCATGAAAATGAAAAAACTAATGAACTTGTTAAAAATATTGAAGATATTGAATTCTTTCTTACAAACACAGAAATAGATGCCTTACTATTAGAAAATAATTTAATAAAAAAATATTCACCAAAATATAATATACTTTTAAAAGATGAAAAAACTTATCCTTTTATTAAAATAAGTAAGGAAGATTTTCCTAGTATTAAAATTGTTAGAACAACAAAGGCATTAGATATAAAAACAGGTGAATACTTTGGACCCTATCCTTATGGAGCTTGGAGACTTAAAGCTGTTCTTATGAAACTATTTAAAATAAGGGATTGTAATAGAGATATGAAAAAGAAATCTCAAAGACCTTGTTTAAAATACTATATGAAAAGTTGTACAGGTCCTTGTGTATATAAGGATATTAAAGAAGATTATAATAATGATATTGAAAGTTTAAAACAAGTATTGAGAGGTAATAGTTCAAAATTAATATCTGAATTAAGTATTCTTATGAATAAGTCAGCTGAAGAAATGGATTTTGAAAAGTCAATAATCTATAGAGAACAGATAAAGGAATTAAAAAATATCGCTAACTCGCAAATAATACAATATGAAAGAGAGCTTGATGAAGATATATTTGTGTTTAAAACAATTTTAGATAAGGCTTTTATCTGTGTTTTAAATATGAGAGATGGAAAAATTTTAGGAAAAACTTCGACTTCCTTAGATCTAAAAAATAAAATTACAGATAATGTTTTTGAAGCAATATTTATGTCTTATTACTCTAAACATATTTTACCTAAAAGCTTAGTTTTAGATGCCGAGTATGAAAATAAGTTAGCTGTTGTTGTTGAAGCATTAACACTTGAAGATTCTAAGAAAAAAGAATTTCATTTTCCTAAGATAAAAAGTAGAAGAAAAGACTTACTTGAAATGGCATATAAAAACTTAGAAAGAGATATAGAGACATATTTTTCTAAGAAAGATACTATTGAAAAGGGAATTAAAGATCTGCATGACATCTTAAATTTAAAAAGGTTTCCTAGAAGAATTGAATGTTTCGACATATCAAATATTCAAGGTAAAGATGCAGTTGCCTCTATGAGTGTCTCTATTGAGGGTAGAGCGGCTAAAAAGGAATATAGAAAATTTAAAATTAGATGTAAGGATACTCCTGATGACTTCTCTATGATGAGAGAAGTTATAGAAAGAAGATACTCTAAACTAGCTGATAAAGATTTTCCTGATGTTATATTAATTGATGGTGGTCTTGGACAAATTAATTCAGCTGGTGAAGTATTAAAAAAGTTAGGCAAAATTCACTTAAGCGAACTTTTAAGTTTAGCTAAAAGAGATGAAGAAATATATAAATATGGAGAATCTGTTCCGTATAGTTTAAGTAAGGATATGGAAGCTTTAAAAATATTTCAAAGAGTAAGAGATGAGGCACATAGGTTTGGAATAACCTACCATAGAAAATTGAGAAGTAAGAGAATAATTTCTTCTGAACTTGATAGAATTGAAGGTATTGGTGAAGTTAGAAGAAAAAAATTACTTACAAAATTTGGTTCTGTTTCTGCTATTAAAAAAGCAAGTATTGAAGAACTAAAAGAAATAGTTCCTGAAAAAGTTGCATTAGAAATAAAAAATCATATAAAATAAATAAGTATAGAAATTTTAAAATAAAAATTATATAATGTATTTAGTTTATCTTTCGGAGGTATATATGATAATCGCATTTTACATGATAGTAGCATTTCTAATTTTTATATTTTTTACTTACATATATATCAAAAAACTAGTAAATCATTATATTAATGAAGAGTTAAAAATTATCTCAGGTTTAAATAATAAAGAAAGACTAAATGATCTTCCTGACAATATCAAAACTGAGTATACTCAAACTTTAGAGAAGATCATTAAACAAGAAAATGAATTAAATAACTCTATAGATGAATTAAAAGTGTATAGAGATGAACTAGATGTAACGTACAGTACTTTAGTTTCTAAATCTTCTCAACTTGAATATACGAATAGCCTTTTGGAAAAAAGAGTAAGAAACTTATCAAATCTTAATCATATCTCAAGAGTTGCTCTTTCTATGTTCAATATA from Fusobacterium pseudoperiodonticum carries:
- the uvrC gene encoding excinuclease ABC subunit UvrC; the encoded protein is MDIGKLNIPESSGVYLMKKNNKVIYVGKAKNLKNRVSSYFNRVHENEKTNELVKNIEDIEFFLTNTEIDALLLENNLIKKYSPKYNILLKDEKTYPFIKISKEDFPSIKIVRTTKALDIKTGEYFGPYPYGAWRLKAVLMKLFKIRDCNRDMKKKSQRPCLKYYMKSCTGPCVYKDIKEDYNNDIESLKQVLRGNSSKLISELSILMNKSAEEMDFEKSIIYREQIKELKNIANSQIIQYERELDEDIFVFKTILDKAFICVLNMRDGKILGKTSTSLDLKNKITDNVFEAIFMSYYSKHILPKSLVLDAEYENKLAVVVEALTLEDSKKKEFHFPKIKSRRKDLLEMAYKNLERDIETYFSKKDTIEKGIKDLHDILNLKRFPRRIECFDISNIQGKDAVASMSVSIEGRAAKKEYRKFKIRCKDTPDDFSMMREVIERRYSKLADKDFPDVILIDGGLGQINSAGEVLKKLGKIHLSELLSLAKRDEEIYKYGESVPYSLSKDMEALKIFQRVRDEAHRFGITYHRKLRSKRIISSELDRIEGIGEVRRKKLLTKFGSVSAIKKASIEELKEIVPEKVALEIKNHIK